In the Streptomyces sp. SJL17-4 genome, CCGGCAGGAAGATCTCCACGGCCACGACCTGCTGGCCGGGGCGGTGACTGGTCAGCACCGTCAGGCCGTTGTCCAGGGCGCCGCGGTCCGGGGCCGGGAAGGCCCAGGGCCGGGCGAGGCCCGGCGTCGGCTGCGGGTGGAAGTCCATGCTCGTCAAAGACGCGGCGGCGTCGGTCACTGGTCCGCTCCCTCTTCCTCGTCGCCGTCGGCGTTCTCGCTCTGTTCGGTCGCCAGGGGCTCGTAGACCAGCACCGCGCGGTTGTCGGGGCGCAGCGTGGCCGCGGCGACGGCCTGCACCTCGTCGGCGGTGATCGCCAGGACGCGGTCGACGGCGGTCAGCGCGAGCTGCGGGTCGCCGAAGAGCACGGCGAACCGGCACAGTTCGTCGGCGCGGCCCGCGACGGTGCCGAGCCGGTCGAGCCACTCGCGCTCCAACTGGGCCTGCGCGCGCTCCATCTCCTCGGGCGTGGGGCCCTCGGCGGCGAACCGGGCGAGCTCCTCGTCGACGGCCGCCTCGATCTGCGGGACCTCGACACCGCCGGAGGTCTTGACGTCCAGCCAGCCGAGCGAGGGCGCGCCGGCGAGCCGCAGCATGCCGAAGCCGGCGGCGACGGCCGTACGGTCGCGGCGGACCAGGCGGTTGTGCAGCCGGGAGGACTCGCCGCCGCCGAGGACCGTGAGGGCCAGGTCGGCGGCGTCGCACGCGCGCGTGCCGTCGTGCGGCAGCCGGTAGGCGGCCATCAGCGCGCGGGCCGGGACCTCCTCCTCGACGACCTCGCGCAGCTGCTCGCCGATGACCTCGGGCAGGTCGCCGGGGCGCGGGGCGGGCTTGCCGTCGTGGCCGGGGATGGAGCCGAAGTAC is a window encoding:
- a CDS encoding pitrilysin family protein, which codes for MPMGHTATAEAGSGGLTATEHRLANGLRVVLSEDHLTPVAAVCLWYDVGSRHEVPGRTGLAHLFEHLMFQGSKQVHGNGHFELVQGAGGSLNGTTSFERTNYFETMPTHQLELALWLEADRMGSLLAALDDESMENQRDVVKNERRQRYDNVPYGTAFERLTALAYPEGHPYHHTPIGSMADLDAATLEDARNFFRTYYAPNNAVLSVVGDIDPEQTLAWVEKYFGSIPGHDGKPAPRPGDLPEVIGEQLREVVEEEVPARALMAAYRLPHDGTRACDAADLALTVLGGGESSRLHNRLVRRDRTAVAAGFGMLRLAGAPSLGWLDVKTSGGVEVPQIEAAVDEELARFAAEGPTPEEMERAQAQLEREWLDRLGTVAGRADELCRFAVLFGDPQLALTAVDRVLAITADEVQAVAAATLRPDNRAVLVYEPLATEQSENADGDEEEGADQ